One window of Abyssibacter profundi genomic DNA carries:
- the putA gene encoding bifunctional proline dehydrogenase/L-glutamate gamma-semialdehyde dehydrogenase PutA: MPLALDAYYLADETRVVEQLLAVSNVSAEESAAICAQAEQLVEGVRRRRDEQSPLDAFMQEYDLSSEEGVLLMCLAEALLRIPDEDTAERLIADKLGDANWQSHLGRSESLFVNASTWGLMLTGRIVRVPTRDAGAWRGMLDKLIAGSSEPVIRTALRQAMRMMGSQFVMGRSIEDALKRAGKQPDGRIRHSFDMLGEAALTAADADRYFDAYVHAIQTIGNRLGAAGDVITGPGISVKLSALHPRYEYSQRDRVLSELPEKLLALCSAARDANIGLTVDAEEADRLELALSVFETAYRHPSNRGWDGLGLACQAYQKRALPQIEWLTDLARDMRRRMPVRLVKGAYWDTEIKRAQEQGLSGYPVFTRKCSTDVSYLACARALLGARDVFYPQFATHNAHTVAAIHAFADDGRDRPRDSYEFQRLHGMGEALYQEVRERYPNAGCRIYAPVGSHEDLLPYLVRRLLENGANTSFVNRILDASIPVEDVVDDPVSELRSVTPKPHPGIALPTAIYPDRRNSGGLNLAVATERSTVGQAVASLDQSPVHVPPSTASSPAVEVVCPANLLRTVGRWHPATAADVDQAATKASQAFDRWAARPVDDRAACLERAADGIEAQRHALMALLIREAGKTHADAQAEVREAADFCRYYAARARELMQAPTPLPGYTGETNSLRHAPRGVMVCISPWNFPLAIFAGQVAAALVAGNCVLAKPAEQTTLVAHAMCTILRDAGVPTQALHLLPGTGEHLGPALLAIPQLAGVLFTGSMDTARLINQQLAQRPGPIVPLIAETGGLNAMIVDSSALPEQVVKDSLQSAFGSAGQRCSALRVLCLQDDIAERVLPMLAGAMQELIVGDPAEIATDVGPVIDTEALDRLRQHRERMDREARRIAAVPSANAAGHFFPPVAYEVDSLEHIGGEVFGPVLHVLRYDDERLDELVDAINRLGYGLTLGVHSRIESTWRRVSERARVGNCYINRNMVGAVVGVQPFGGEGLSGTGPKAGGPDYLRRLTTERTLTINTAAVGGNAHLLTLE; encoded by the coding sequence GTGCCGCTAGCCCTAGACGCCTATTACCTCGCCGACGAAACCCGCGTGGTTGAGCAGTTGCTCGCCGTCAGCAACGTGTCTGCCGAGGAATCCGCTGCCATTTGTGCGCAGGCCGAACAGCTCGTCGAGGGTGTTCGACGCCGTCGCGACGAGCAGTCACCGCTGGATGCCTTCATGCAGGAGTACGACCTGTCCTCCGAAGAGGGCGTCCTCCTCATGTGCCTGGCCGAAGCGCTGCTCAGAATTCCGGATGAAGACACCGCGGAACGGCTCATCGCCGACAAGCTGGGCGATGCCAACTGGCAATCGCACCTGGGGCGTAGCGAGTCGCTGTTCGTCAATGCCTCCACCTGGGGGCTCATGCTCACCGGACGGATCGTCCGTGTGCCAACGCGGGACGCCGGCGCCTGGCGCGGCATGCTGGACAAGCTAATCGCCGGCAGCTCCGAACCGGTCATCCGCACGGCGCTGCGGCAGGCCATGCGGATGATGGGTAGCCAGTTCGTCATGGGCCGGAGCATCGAAGACGCCCTGAAACGCGCAGGCAAGCAGCCGGACGGACGGATTCGGCATTCGTTCGACATGCTGGGCGAAGCCGCCCTGACCGCTGCCGATGCCGACCGCTACTTCGATGCCTATGTCCACGCCATCCAGACCATCGGCAATCGACTGGGTGCGGCCGGTGATGTCATCACCGGGCCCGGTATTTCGGTGAAATTGTCGGCCCTGCACCCCCGGTATGAGTACAGCCAACGAGACCGCGTGCTGAGCGAGCTACCGGAGAAACTGCTCGCGCTTTGTTCCGCAGCCCGCGACGCCAATATCGGCCTGACGGTCGATGCCGAAGAGGCCGACCGTCTGGAGTTGGCGCTAAGCGTGTTCGAAACCGCCTACCGCCACCCGTCGAACCGGGGCTGGGATGGCCTGGGCCTGGCCTGTCAGGCGTATCAGAAGCGCGCCCTGCCCCAAATCGAATGGCTCACCGACCTGGCCCGCGATATGCGCCGCCGCATGCCTGTCCGACTGGTCAAGGGCGCCTACTGGGATACCGAAATCAAACGTGCCCAGGAGCAGGGTCTAAGCGGTTACCCGGTGTTCACACGCAAGTGCAGCACCGATGTGTCCTACCTGGCCTGCGCCCGCGCGCTGCTCGGGGCACGCGATGTGTTCTACCCACAGTTCGCGACCCATAACGCCCATACGGTTGCGGCCATCCATGCGTTTGCCGACGACGGTCGGGACCGCCCCCGCGACAGTTACGAATTCCAGCGCCTGCATGGCATGGGCGAAGCCCTCTACCAGGAAGTGCGCGAGCGCTATCCAAATGCCGGTTGCCGCATCTACGCCCCGGTGGGTTCACATGAAGACCTGCTGCCCTATCTGGTCCGGCGACTACTGGAAAACGGCGCCAATACCTCGTTCGTGAATCGCATCCTCGATGCCTCCATCCCCGTGGAGGACGTGGTCGATGATCCGGTGAGTGAACTGCGCAGTGTGACCCCCAAGCCGCATCCAGGCATCGCCCTGCCGACGGCCATTTATCCGGATCGCCGCAACTCCGGCGGGCTCAATCTCGCCGTGGCCACAGAGCGCAGCACCGTTGGTCAGGCAGTCGCCTCACTGGACCAGTCACCGGTCCACGTCCCGCCCAGCACCGCATCAAGCCCGGCCGTCGAGGTCGTCTGCCCGGCCAATCTGCTCCGCACCGTGGGTCGCTGGCATCCGGCAACCGCGGCAGATGTCGATCAGGCCGCAACAAAGGCCTCTCAAGCGTTTGACCGCTGGGCTGCCCGCCCGGTGGACGACCGGGCAGCCTGCCTGGAGCGAGCCGCTGACGGCATCGAGGCACAGCGCCACGCCCTCATGGCATTGCTGATCCGCGAGGCGGGCAAGACCCACGCCGATGCGCAGGCCGAGGTCCGCGAAGCCGCCGATTTCTGCCGGTACTATGCCGCCCGCGCCCGCGAACTGATGCAGGCGCCGACGCCACTGCCTGGCTATACCGGCGAGACCAACAGTCTGCGCCATGCACCCCGGGGGGTCATGGTCTGCATCAGTCCGTGGAATTTCCCGTTGGCGATCTTCGCCGGCCAGGTCGCCGCCGCTCTGGTCGCCGGAAACTGTGTGCTGGCCAAGCCGGCCGAACAGACGACACTGGTCGCCCATGCCATGTGTACGATTCTGCGCGACGCAGGCGTGCCGACGCAGGCCCTTCATCTGCTGCCAGGCACGGGGGAACACCTGGGTCCGGCACTGCTGGCCATCCCACAGCTCGCGGGCGTCCTGTTCACCGGTTCCATGGACACCGCCCGCCTGATCAATCAGCAATTGGCCCAGCGCCCGGGCCCCATCGTGCCGCTAATCGCGGAAACCGGCGGGCTGAACGCAATGATTGTGGATTCCTCCGCATTGCCCGAGCAGGTCGTCAAGGACAGTCTTCAATCCGCATTTGGCAGCGCGGGTCAGCGTTGCTCGGCCCTGCGTGTCCTGTGCCTGCAAGATGACATCGCCGAGCGAGTGCTCCCGATGCTCGCGGGGGCCATGCAGGAGCTCATCGTCGGGGATCCCGCGGAGATCGCAACCGATGTCGGACCGGTCATCGACACCGAAGCCCTGGACCGGCTACGCCAGCATCGCGAACGCATGGATCGCGAAGCCCGGCGTATTGCCGCGGTCCCCAGCGCCAACGCCGCGGGCCACTTCTTTCCACCGGTGGCCTACGAAGTGGACAGTCTTGAGCACATTGGCGGCGAAGTGTTCGGCCCGGTCCTCCATGTACTGCGCTATGACGACGAGCGGCTGGACGAGCTGGTCGATGCCATTAACCGTCTGGGATACGGCCTGACACTGGGCGTGCACAGCCGGATCGAATCGACCTGGCGCCGGGTGAGCGAACGGGCGCGGGTGGGCAACTGCTACATCAATCGAAACATGGTCGGCGCTGTGGTGGGTGTCCAACCCTTTGGTGGAGAAGGGCTTTCCGGCACCGGGCCGAAGGCGGGTGGCCCGGATTATCTGCGCCGCCTCACCACGGAACGCACGCTGACGATCAACACCGCTGCGGTCGGCGGCAACGCGCATTTGCTCACGCTGGAATAA
- a CDS encoding glucan biosynthesis protein translates to MPTACRPVSGERPGRLIALLSAGLCLLAPWPIRANAVTDYPSLVEHARTLAQQAYEPRQVTLPPALQGLDYDAYRDIRFRPDQSIWRGQDLPIEAQFFHLGLYYDTPVQIHLLTADGVQTVDYTTNLFDYGSNPTPTDVDQHMGFAGFRLHYPLNRPDYKDELIIFHGASYFRSLGAGQWLGLSARGLAIDTGERSGEEFPVFTQFWIEWPRRDARQFRILALLESQSVTGAYEFLVTPGTTTTTEVRATLFRRGEFTKIGLAPLTSMFQYGEEVPRPPHDFRPEVHDSDGLLIHAGDEWLWRGLVNPARLTINAFQTDQLHGFGLMQRDRDFSSYQDLEAHYHQRPSAWITPQGDWGEGSVELVQIPTQNEVNDNIVAYWRPKAPWPADEPLEFRYRIAWQHAELAGPDAGRVIATRIARAAELDGLHRYVIDFAGPALSELPEDVELTPDLGFPPHFVVAEQIGFRNPETGGWRLVIRGKLKPESGQPAELRASLLTPERQRVTEIWTYTEPGN, encoded by the coding sequence ATGCCCACGGCTTGTCGACCCGTTTCGGGTGAGCGCCCCGGCCGCCTCATCGCGTTGCTGAGTGCCGGCTTGTGCTTGCTTGCACCATGGCCCATCCGCGCCAATGCAGTGACCGACTACCCCTCGTTGGTCGAGCACGCCAGAACCCTTGCCCAGCAGGCTTATGAACCCCGTCAGGTCACGCTGCCCCCGGCTCTCCAGGGCCTGGACTACGATGCCTACCGCGACATCCGGTTCCGCCCGGATCAGTCGATCTGGCGAGGACAGGACCTGCCCATCGAGGCGCAGTTCTTTCACCTGGGCCTCTACTACGACACGCCCGTGCAGATCCACCTGCTCACCGCGGATGGCGTGCAGACCGTTGACTACACCACCAACCTCTTCGACTACGGCAGCAACCCGACGCCCACGGATGTCGACCAGCACATGGGCTTCGCCGGTTTTCGCCTGCACTACCCGCTGAATCGCCCCGACTACAAAGATGAGCTGATCATCTTCCATGGCGCCAGCTACTTCCGCTCGCTAGGCGCGGGCCAATGGCTTGGTCTGTCCGCACGTGGGCTGGCCATCGACACGGGGGAGCGCTCCGGAGAGGAATTCCCCGTCTTCACGCAGTTCTGGATCGAGTGGCCACGACGGGATGCGCGTCAGTTCCGCATTCTCGCGTTACTCGAGAGCCAGAGCGTCACCGGGGCCTACGAGTTTCTCGTTACGCCCGGCACAACGACGACCACCGAGGTGCGCGCCACGCTGTTCCGGCGAGGCGAGTTCACGAAGATCGGCCTCGCGCCGCTCACCAGCATGTTCCAGTACGGGGAAGAAGTGCCACGCCCGCCCCATGACTTCCGTCCCGAGGTCCATGATTCCGACGGCCTGCTCATTCACGCGGGAGACGAATGGTTGTGGCGTGGCCTGGTCAACCCTGCGCGTCTGACCATCAACGCATTCCAAACCGATCAGTTGCACGGGTTCGGCCTCATGCAGCGGGATCGCGACTTTTCCAGCTACCAGGACCTGGAGGCGCACTACCATCAACGCCCCAGCGCGTGGATCACACCACAGGGTGACTGGGGTGAAGGGTCCGTCGAACTGGTGCAAATCCCCACTCAGAATGAGGTCAACGACAACATCGTGGCCTATTGGCGACCCAAGGCGCCTTGGCCGGCCGATGAACCTCTGGAGTTCCGATATAGGATCGCTTGGCAACACGCCGAACTGGCCGGCCCCGATGCCGGTCGAGTCATCGCGACCCGCATCGCGCGCGCCGCTGAACTGGATGGCCTGCACCGCTATGTCATCGACTTCGCGGGTCCAGCCCTCTCTGAACTTCCTGAAGATGTGGAGCTCACACCCGACCTGGGTTTCCCCCCGCATTTCGTCGTGGCGGAGCAGATCGGCTTCCGCAATCCGGAAACCGGCGGATGGCGACTGGTCATCCGCGGCAAGCTCAAACCGGAATCCGGCCAGCCGGCCGAACTCAGGGCGAGTCTGCTGACGCCCGAGCGCCAACGCGTCACCGAAATCTGGACCTACACCGAGCCGGGCAACTAA
- the mdoH gene encoding glucans biosynthesis glucosyltransferase MdoH — protein sequence MASAGNKLRTAHQQALAGLTSQNGPPRYADMAAYAARRLRDWFRPGPAQDPTGWPRLKLVSMPALRRTPMAPRRPDQPPRSGRPLSERVIMTWRRLLLVTMAAAQTIFASLYFINLLPHQGERGLEWVIGLLFGALFFWVSIGFWTAIAGSLICLTGIDRFRISRRVPDTLPDGDSRIAMVMPIYNEPVERVFAGLRATMRSVAESALHDRVQYFILSDSTDPRTQLQEEVAWAELIRETGLAGRVHYRRRRHRINRKTGNIADFCRRWGGRYDYMMVLDADSVLQGACLEQLVGILETSPQVGIVQTAPVPANRRTLFARVQQFASRVYSPVFSAGLHYWQLSEAQYWGHNALIRLAPFIKYCGLPRMGRGPLGGAILSHDFVEAAYMRRAGWEVWIAYDLQGSYEEPPPNLIEELIRDRRWCEGNLQHLRLFNTPGLHPAHRAGFLVGAMAYLSAPLWFLFLLATTVQLSIETLIEPAYFPNERVLFPDWPIWQPEQALSLFASTLAILIAPKLLAAGLLAVRGEARSFGGTLALFGSVVTEVLVSSLYAPLRMVAHTGFVCSALLGLKSGWGGQSRDDGSLPWSGAIRLFALPSAIAAAAGGYLWWLSPEYLWWAVPVLGPIVLSMPVAALSGSRRLGRWARCLRLYLTPEETRAPDVLSWTNAEVARQREHSLVHGLEPADAIADPRVWAIHWAMSPDTRSRHARIREQLNQTARQALKSGPHALTPAQWQTLLRDMAALQALTWAVWMRPDTDLTGEWGHRITQRLAARPSTEQATPAQSLPCSSARIAEGCPL from the coding sequence ATGGCCAGTGCCGGCAACAAGCTGCGAACGGCCCACCAACAAGCACTGGCCGGGCTCACCAGCCAGAACGGCCCACCGCGATACGCCGACATGGCCGCTTATGCGGCACGCCGTCTACGCGATTGGTTTCGACCTGGGCCGGCGCAAGACCCGACCGGCTGGCCCCGTCTCAAGCTGGTGTCGATGCCAGCGCTACGCCGCACACCCATGGCGCCCAGACGGCCAGACCAACCGCCGCGCAGCGGCCGGCCGCTTAGCGAGCGGGTGATCATGACCTGGCGCCGCCTGCTACTGGTCACGATGGCTGCCGCACAAACCATCTTTGCCAGTCTCTACTTCATCAACCTGCTACCCCATCAAGGCGAACGCGGCCTGGAGTGGGTCATCGGCCTGCTGTTCGGCGCGCTGTTCTTCTGGGTATCCATCGGGTTCTGGACGGCGATAGCCGGCTCGCTGATCTGCCTCACCGGAATCGACCGATTCCGTATCAGCCGACGCGTGCCAGACACCCTGCCGGACGGCGACAGCCGTATCGCCATGGTCATGCCCATCTACAACGAGCCGGTCGAACGCGTCTTCGCCGGTCTGCGTGCCACCATGCGGTCGGTGGCCGAGTCTGCTCTGCACGACCGGGTGCAGTACTTCATTCTCAGTGACAGTACGGACCCACGCACGCAGTTGCAGGAAGAGGTCGCCTGGGCGGAACTGATCCGAGAGACCGGCCTGGCCGGCCGGGTCCACTACCGTCGCCGCCGACACCGCATCAACCGCAAGACGGGGAACATCGCGGACTTTTGCCGCCGCTGGGGTGGGCGCTATGACTACATGATGGTGCTGGACGCCGATAGCGTGCTGCAAGGCGCTTGCCTGGAGCAGCTGGTCGGCATCCTTGAAACCTCGCCGCAGGTCGGCATCGTGCAAACCGCCCCCGTGCCGGCCAATCGCCGCACGCTGTTCGCGCGCGTTCAGCAGTTTGCCTCTCGCGTTTACTCGCCTGTGTTCTCGGCGGGCCTGCACTACTGGCAGCTCAGCGAGGCCCAGTACTGGGGCCACAATGCGCTGATTCGTCTCGCGCCGTTCATCAAGTACTGCGGTCTGCCTCGTATGGGGCGTGGCCCACTAGGCGGTGCGATTCTCAGCCACGACTTTGTCGAGGCCGCCTATATGCGACGTGCCGGCTGGGAGGTGTGGATCGCCTACGACCTGCAGGGCAGCTACGAGGAACCACCCCCCAACCTCATCGAGGAGCTGATCCGCGACCGGCGCTGGTGCGAGGGCAACCTGCAACATCTACGGCTGTTCAACACCCCGGGACTCCACCCAGCCCACCGGGCGGGTTTTCTGGTGGGGGCGATGGCCTATTTATCGGCGCCGTTGTGGTTCCTGTTCTTGCTGGCGACGACCGTACAGCTATCCATCGAAACGCTCATCGAACCGGCGTACTTTCCGAACGAGCGCGTGCTGTTTCCCGATTGGCCGATCTGGCAGCCCGAGCAGGCGCTCAGCCTCTTTGCCTCGACGCTGGCCATCCTCATTGCGCCGAAGTTGCTGGCCGCAGGCCTGCTGGCGGTCCGCGGTGAAGCCCGCAGCTTTGGTGGCACGCTGGCCTTGTTCGGGTCGGTGGTGACGGAGGTGCTGGTCTCCAGCCTCTACGCGCCGCTGCGCATGGTGGCCCACACCGGCTTTGTCTGCTCGGCCCTGCTGGGATTGAAGTCGGGTTGGGGCGGGCAGTCGCGGGATGATGGCAGCCTACCCTGGAGTGGGGCGATTAGATTGTTCGCGCTGCCGAGCGCAATCGCCGCCGCGGCAGGGGGTTACCTCTGGTGGCTCAGCCCGGAGTATCTGTGGTGGGCTGTTCCGGTGCTGGGCCCCATCGTGCTCAGCATGCCCGTCGCCGCGCTATCCGGCAGCCGGCGCCTAGGCCGCTGGGCGCGATGCCTACGGCTCTACCTGACCCCTGAAGAAACGCGCGCGCCCGATGTTCTGAGCTGGACCAATGCGGAGGTCGCCCGCCAGCGCGAGCACAGTCTGGTGCATGGCCTTGAGCCGGCCGATGCCATCGCGGACCCCCGGGTTTGGGCGATCCATTGGGCGATGTCGCCAGATACCCGCTCACGGCACGCCCGCATCCGCGAGCAACTCAACCAAACCGCTCGACAGGCCCTGAAATCCGGGCCACACGCCCTGACGCCAGCACAATGGCAGACGCTCCTGCGCGACATGGCCGCGCTGCAAGCACTGACCTGGGCGGTTTGGATGCGCCCCGATACCGACCTCACGGGCGAGTGGGGACACCGAATCACGCAACGTCTGGCTGCCCGGCCCTCCACCGAGCAGGCCACTCCCGCTCAGTCGCTGCCCTGCTCCAGCGCCCGCATCGCCGAAGGGTGCCCGCTATAA
- a CDS encoding TetR/AcrR family transcriptional regulator, whose amino-acid sequence MANPERVATDRTQEVIAAARCRIEHPDLDGGTTRWTLPRGVHNLSPAEVEASQRARIFYGVVHSVARKGYTASTIADICGLAKLSKTTFYQLFPDKESAFLAGYEAVHEELVKQVKRYRTKEESWSERMRESLRVYLAFNFANPACAKSFLLEIHAAGSRAWSMRDWGHEQFAELHRKLYADRRLDAPELPELPQEIFLAVIAALEEMVCTYLRRGLEQDMLDLLPRALFLIEAVYSGHPSAMRALEQGSD is encoded by the coding sequence ATGGCCAACCCAGAACGAGTCGCGACCGACCGCACCCAAGAGGTCATCGCGGCGGCGCGTTGCCGCATCGAGCACCCGGATCTCGACGGTGGCACCACCCGGTGGACGTTGCCGCGGGGTGTCCACAATCTGTCGCCGGCAGAGGTCGAGGCCTCTCAGCGTGCGCGGATCTTCTACGGCGTGGTGCATTCGGTGGCCCGCAAGGGCTACACCGCGAGCACAATCGCAGATATCTGTGGGCTGGCGAAGCTGTCCAAAACCACCTTCTATCAGCTGTTCCCCGATAAGGAGTCCGCCTTTCTTGCCGGGTACGAGGCGGTGCATGAGGAACTGGTCAAGCAGGTGAAGCGGTACCGCACGAAGGAGGAGAGCTGGAGCGAACGGATGCGTGAGTCTTTGCGTGTCTATCTGGCATTCAATTTCGCCAACCCGGCTTGCGCCAAGTCCTTTCTATTGGAAATTCATGCCGCCGGCAGTCGGGCCTGGTCCATGCGCGACTGGGGTCACGAGCAGTTTGCCGAGCTGCACCGGAAGCTTTATGCCGATCGACGTCTGGACGCGCCGGAACTCCCGGAGCTGCCTCAGGAGATCTTTCTTGCGGTAATCGCTGCATTGGAAGAGATGGTGTGTACCTACCTGCGTCGCGGACTCGAACAGGACATGCTGGACCTCTTGCCTCGCGCCTTGTTTCTAATCGAGGCCGTTTATAGCGGGCACCCTTCGGCGATGCGGGCGCTGGAGCAGGGCAGCGACTGA
- a CDS encoding DUF1513 domain-containing protein, giving the protein MATRPGSAPQQPTRRRLLAAMAALGVVTTGGMLWQRSRHQAPRWVSAVRKPTGQYAVVALAADGRLIWEFGLPHRGHSVVPSPDGQLLAAFPRRPGQTIWLLDSTDGRLLRTLQAGPGRQMNGHGVFSADGRSLLVTETVFGETTHGEIAFYDVRSGTLTRRFASGGLDPHQCLWCGGLLVIAHGGYIEFPNRSKPKQLDPLRPPNLAWLDASSGQLRRADVLADPGLSIRHLAADGEAVFAGFQHDDGPAARASLLGYATPAQSLQPMAADATTWAAFNGYVGSVALDASGLQVIATSPKGGVLGIWDRRNLAFAGLRRQADVCGVAADVQGWVASSGFGVVMNAAAEVVRTDYAFDNHLAVI; this is encoded by the coding sequence ATGGCGACTAGACCCGGCTCGGCGCCTCAGCAGCCGACGCGCCGTCGGCTACTGGCCGCCATGGCCGCACTGGGTGTGGTCACAACGGGCGGCATGCTGTGGCAGCGAAGCCGTCACCAAGCGCCGCGTTGGGTGAGTGCAGTGCGCAAGCCCACCGGCCAATACGCGGTTGTGGCGCTGGCTGCCGATGGTCGCCTCATCTGGGAGTTCGGGTTGCCGCATCGCGGTCATTCGGTGGTGCCGTCTCCAGACGGTCAGTTGCTGGCTGCCTTTCCGCGTCGACCGGGCCAGACCATCTGGTTGCTGGACAGCACAGATGGCCGTCTGCTGCGAACGCTACAGGCAGGGCCTGGGCGGCAGATGAACGGCCATGGTGTGTTTTCGGCGGACGGTCGCAGCCTGCTGGTGACGGAAACCGTGTTCGGAGAAACGACGCACGGAGAAATCGCCTTTTACGATGTCCGGTCCGGCACGCTCACGCGCCGATTTGCTTCGGGCGGGCTGGACCCGCACCAATGCCTTTGGTGCGGTGGGCTGCTGGTAATTGCCCATGGCGGTTACATCGAGTTTCCGAACCGCTCCAAACCCAAGCAGCTGGATCCGCTGCGACCACCGAATCTGGCCTGGTTGGACGCAAGCAGTGGTCAGCTCCGCCGGGCGGATGTTCTGGCGGACCCCGGACTGAGCATTCGCCACCTGGCGGCAGATGGCGAGGCTGTCTTCGCCGGGTTTCAGCATGATGACGGTCCGGCCGCGCGGGCGAGTCTGCTCGGCTACGCGACACCTGCTCAGTCGCTCCAGCCCATGGCGGCGGATGCGACGACGTGGGCGGCGTTTAACGGTTATGTCGGCAGCGTGGCTTTGGATGCGAGCGGTCTGCAGGTGATCGCGACGAGCCCCAAGGGCGGGGTTCTGGGCATTTGGGATCGTCGAAATCTGGCGTTTGCAGGGTTGCGGCGGCAGGCCGATGTCTGCGGTGTGGCGGCTGATGTGCAAGGCTGGGTGGCCAGTTCGGGCTTCGGTGTGGTGATGAACGCTGCCGCCGAGGTGGTGCGGACGGACTACGCGTTCGACAACCATCTGGCGGTGATCTAA